A stretch of DNA from Mycoplasma wenyonii str. Massachusetts:
TGCCTATCTTCCTGTTTCAAATTAACTTTGAATAATCCAAGCACTCCTTTGACTGAATTATTGCCTTTTACTAATTCCTCTTTAATAAATTCCTTTTTAAGAATTAACTTATAGATTGTCTTTACATTGTTATCTCCTACTTCGTTTCACTCTGAAATATCTAAACCCTGCCACTTCTTTTTTTCTGTAACTCACTTATCACCTTGTTTCTCAATAGATTCATCTGTTTCTTCGTTCTTCCCTTCTCTTTTTAATGTTCATTTGATTTTTCTATTTGTCCCAGCAACCTGAGACTCAGGGAATCCAAAATAAAAAACTGAACTTCCTCCTCCACTCGCAACAATTAATAATTTCTTAAGAAGACTAGGACTAATTCCTAGTAATCTAGAGAACATTAGTTATCTACTTTGACAAGCGCTTCCATCCCAAGGAATAATGTAGCCTGAACCTTTGTGTTCATTATTGTTAGGTTGCCTTAGTTCCTCTTCACTCGCAGATCACACTTTAACTTCATTCCCTACCACTAAAGCAAATGCTTTCTTCCCGTGACATTGAGCCTGATCAGAAACCTTATAACTCTCTAAGGATTTAGGTAATTTATTTACTACAGCGGGAGTTGCAATAGCTACTGTTCCCACTATTCCTCCAGTTAAAAGAAGATATTTAACAGGCCAAACCAATTCCAATAACTAACTATCTAAAAAACTAATAGTTTAGTGAAGAGAGAGTTAGCTCATAAGACTTGCCCATAGTTGCTGAAAGAGTGATCTTCTTTATAAATTGAGACTTAACTGCAGGAGGCTTCTTCGCTCTCAAGAACTTAATTAAATAGTTAAAGTTCTCTTCTAGTTGTTCAATTGTGAAAGAAGTTTGACCTATAGAGAGGTGAACATTTCCTCCACTATCATTCTGAAGAGTCTTTTGACCTCTTCTAAAGATCTCTACAGCCTCTCTAGTATCTTTAACTACTGTTCCATTCTTAGGAGAAGGTAATAGTCCTTTAGGTCCTAGTATCTTTCCTAATTTCAATAGTTTAGGCATAGATTGATGAGAAGAAATAATTAGTTGAAAATCCATTCAACCTTGTTGAATCTTCTGAATAGTATCTTCTCCCCCTAGATAATCTATTCCAGCTTTCTTTGCCTCTTCTTCTCCTAAAGACTCATCAAAAACCAATATCTTTATTGGCTTCTTAACTACTGGATTAGGAAGTAAATATCTTTCTTTTATGTTTTGATCATGCTTTCTTGGTTGAATGGCTAAAAGAATAGCTACATCAACACTTTCAACAAAGGTATTCTTTTTGTTTGTAAGTATTTTCTCTAAAGCTTCTTTTAGCTCCATTACTTAT
This window harbors:
- a CDS encoding 50S ribosomal protein L1, which produces MELKEALEKILTNKKNTFVESVDVAILLAIQPRKHDQNIKERYLLPNPVVKKPIKILVFDESLGEEEAKKAGIDYLGGEDTIQKIQQGWMDFQLIISSHQSMPKLLKLGKILGPKGLLPSPKNGTVVKDTREAVEIFRRGQKTLQNDSGGNVHLSIGQTSFTIEQLEENFNYLIKFLRAKKPPAVKSQFIKKITLSATMGKSYELTLSSLNY